A region of Scleropages formosus chromosome 2, fSclFor1.1, whole genome shotgun sequence DNA encodes the following proteins:
- the LOC108938175 gene encoding matrix remodeling-associated protein 8-like yields MKATVDFFVRTLLLYHVPNVFFTAVLGQSSMESVVVAVYNISAPLGSQAVLQCHSRRMVWTQDRLKDRQRVVHWDLFRSAPDYTMERVLDMFSAGEQRIYNNYNKGRISMPKTAFRDGNFSLVIRDVQMSDKGIYSCNLHHHYCQLYESLKVQLNITKSPRKQRQFWDGEKAVYVVLVGSTVVLPCVNRRQVWTEGHSEEEQQVVHWDKQAPGVRHDRADRLIDMYASGERRQYGPLFLRQKMNISDEAFYLGDFSLIISNLQPLDEGIYSCHLHHHYCGLNERRVFQVTVGPPLLPNLSAAPHILPNDDTGTNAVEVPRVINVILPEQRSHFLQQLGYILAILIFVALIIIAIILLARRHKKKDMQYELRRAERGPMTNDFEMEVTELKMCNQEEMRLDYKNNILKEKAEMSKIPPAKVIDVDKEVERAAWK; encoded by the exons ATGAAGGCAACAGTGGACTTTTTCGTTCGCACGCTGCTTCTTTATCACG TTCCCAATGTTTTCTTCACTGCTG TGTTGGGGCAAAGCAGTATGGAGAGCGTGGTGGTGGCCGTGTACAACATCAGCGCACCTCTCGGCTCACAGGCAGTATTGCAATGCCACAGCCGGCGCATGGTGTGGACCCAGGACCGCTTGAAGGATCGGCAGCGTGTGGTGCACTGGGATCTGTTCCGCAGTGCCCCCGACTACACAATGGAACGGGTCCTGGACATGTTTTCCGCCGGGGAGCAGCGCATCTACAACAATTACAACAAGGGCCGCATCAGTATGCCCAAGACGGCCTTCCGTGACGGCAATTTCTCCCTCGTCATCAGAG ATGTGCAAATGAGTGACAAGGGCATTTATTCCTGTAACTTGCACCACCACTACTGCCAGCTATACGAGTCTCTCAAAGTGCAGCTTAACATCACCAAGTCTC CACGTAAGCAGAGGCAGTTCTGGGATGGAGAAAAGGCTGTGTATGTGGTCCTGGTGGGTAGCACTGTGGTGTTGCCCTGTGTGAACCGCAGGCAGGTGTGGACTGAGGGACACagcgaggaggagcagcaggtggtccaCTGGGACAAACAGGCCCCTGGCGTCCGGCATGATCGGGCCGACCGCCTCATTGACATGTATGCCTCGGGAGAGCGTCGGCAGTATGGACCGCTCTTCCTGCGTCAGAAGATGAATATCTCAGACGAGGCTTTTTACCTGGGTGACTTCTCCCTCATAATCTCCAACCTCCAACCCTTGGATGAAGGCATCTACTCCTGCCACCTACACCATCATTACTGTGGCCTGAATGAGAGGCGTGTCTTCCAAGTCACAGTGGGACCTCCCCTGCTCCCCAACCTCTCAGCTGCCCCCCATATTCTCCCCAATGACGACACCG GCACTAATGCTGTAGAGGTGCCGCGGGTCATCAATGTCATCCTTCCCGAGCAACGTAGCCACTTCCTGCAGCAGCTAGGCTACATCCTGGCCATTCTCATTTTTGTGGCCCTCATTATCATTGCTATAATTCTGCTCGCCAGGCGGCACAAGAAAAAAG ACATGCAGTATGAGCTTCGCAGAGCTGAACG AGGTCCCATGACCAATGACTTTGAGATGGAAGTCACAGAACTGAAAATGTGCAACCAGGAGGAGATGAGGCTGG ACTACAAGAACAACATCCTCAAGGAAAAGGCTGAGATGTCTAAAATTCCTCCAGCTAAAGTCATTGATGTGGACAAAG AGGTGGAGAGAGCAGCATGGAAGTGA